One window from the genome of Miscanthus floridulus cultivar M001 unplaced genomic scaffold, ASM1932011v1 os_2801_1_2, whole genome shotgun sequence encodes:
- the LOC136535433 gene encoding uncharacterized protein, with protein sequence MPPARKLAASRRQPAESPATECERVRAETIMRNNRVFQSLGINATKDILNKTTAAKKAMVRENSGSLYDPGDSDGSEEGVVDKVMRVSQNVPCDTIVANGGARGSKRVRAPDEQGQNQPPRVTRQRTKELIRSEEGVHASTTTIQEDALTIADCLNQTDHDTEMRKEGQSNHTVDRWNKGKSMGRDLDRISRGLNTRIPVIIAEGKKRPEPPMQAAKLASEGGIIMRQHIPIFTHWKEYKDIKNKDILPGYMGKISISG encoded by the exons ATGCCTCCTGCACGCAAGTTGGCAGCAAGCAGACGGCAACCAGCAG AGTCGCCAGCCACTGAATGTGAAAGAGTAAGGGCTGAAACGATCATGAGGAACAATCGTGTGTTTCAGTCCCTTGGTATTAATGCAACAAAGGACATTTTGAACAAGACCACTGCAGCTAAGAAGGCTATGGTTCGTGAAAACTCTGGTTCATTGTATGACCCTGGAGATAGTGATGGCAGTGAAGAGGGTGTAGTTGATAAG GTTATGCGGGTTTCACAGAATGTGCCTTGCGACACCATCGTTGCTAATGGAGGAGCAAGAGGTTCAAAGAGAGTGCGAGCACCTGATGAACAAGGCCAAAATCAACCTCCTAGAGTGACTAGGCAGAGGACAAAGGAACTGATTCGAAGCGAGGAAGGTGTCCATGCTTCAACTACAACTATACAAGAAGATGCATTGACTATTGCCGATTGTCTTAACCAAACTGACCATGATACAGAAATGCGCAAAGAAG GTCAATCAAATCACACTGTAGATCGATGGAATAAAGGAAAAAGCATGGGCAGAGACTTGGATCGCATAAGCCGAGGCTTAAACACTAGGATTCCGGTGATCATTGCTGAAGGGAAGAAACGACCTGAGCCGCCTATGCAGGCTGCAAAGTTGGCATCAGAGGGGGGGATTATAATGAGGCAACATATACCAATCTTTACACACTGGAAGGAGTACAAGGATATCAAGAACAAGGATATTCTTCCAGGCTACATGGGCAAAATTTCTATAAGTGGATAA
- the LOC136535432 gene encoding putative glutaredoxin-C14: MDRVMKIASERAVVVFTLSSCCMCHTVTRLMADLGVNALVHELDSDPRGKDMERALHMMLGGRGPAVPAVFIGAKLVGGTNRVMSLHLAGQLVPMLKSAGALWL; this comes from the coding sequence ATGGACCGCGTGATGAAGATCGCCTCGGAGCGCGCGGTGGTGGTGTTCACGCTGAGCAGCTGCTGCATGTGCCACACGGTGACGCGGCTGATGGCGGACCTGGGCGTGAACGCGCTGGTGCACGAGCTGGACAGCGACCCCAGAGGCAAGGACATGGAGCGCGCCCTGCACATGATGCTGGGCGGGAGGGGGCCCGCCGTCCCCGCCGTCTTCATCGGCGCCAAGCTCGTCGGCGGCACCAACAGGGTCATGTCGCTCCACCTCGCCGGCCAGCTCGTGCCCATGCTCAAGAGCGCCGGCGCGCTCTGGTTGTAG
- the LOC136535431 gene encoding uncharacterized protein, translating into MRYNLKKLYFNGVPADKVRTTSPLKSMTDDQWRELVEMWSSPKHKASILPCLLNCSSQNKCAKNALNREKVRFHQMTGSRCYIATTHALKQEKYKDEPPSAIDLFKALHCSSKTGFNESAKEAIAEMESIAAAPVEDGQVVKTPAEVVAQVLPKSKFLQNIGLQLAAPKRSSKAINDARVIELEAEVAAGKQDKEELKDEMETLKKKVEESENERRRLLEETEQLKKAQDELKKAQDETNAFFRRMFSKE; encoded by the exons ATGAGGTACAATTTGAAGAAGCTTTACTTCAATGGTGTACCAGCAGACAAAGTTAGAACAACATCACCATTGAAGAGTATGACTGATGATCAATGGAGAGAGCTGGTGGAGATGTGGTCAAGCCCAAAGCACAAGGCAT CCATTCTTCCCTGCTTACTAAATTGTTCCTCACAGAACAAGTGTGCAAAAAATGCACTTAACCGTGAGAAAGTAAGGTTTCATCAGATGACAGGATCTCGGTGCTATATTGCGACAACCCATGCCTTG AAGCAAGAGAAATATAAAGATGAACCACCCAGTGCGATAGATCTTTTCAAGGCCCTACATTGCAGCAGCAAGACTGGGTTTAATGAGTCTGCAAAGGAAGCTATT GCTGAAATGGAATCCATCGCTGCTGCACCTGTAGAAGACGGCCAAGTTGTAAAGACCCCTGCTGAAGTTGTTGCTCAAGTGTTGCCGAAATCAAAATTTCTTCAAAATATTGGCCTTCAGCTAGCAGCCCCCAAGAGAAGCTCCAAAGCCATTAATGATGCACGGGTTATAGAACTTGAAGCGGAAGTTGCAGCTGGAAAGCAAGACAAAGAAGAACTAAAGGATGAGATGGAGACtttgaagaagaaggtggaggaaTCAGAAAATGAAAGACGCAGGCTGTTAGAAGAGACAGAGCAGTTGAAGAAGGCACAAGATGAGTTGAAGAAGGCACAAGACGAGACGAATGCTTTCTTTCGTCGCATGTTCAGCAAAGAGTAA